In Alkalihalobacillus sp. AL-G, the genomic stretch ATCTTGTTCAGTAGAAAAGCCTTCCAGTACCCCTTGAGAAGAATGGACCACATTGAAGTTCGTTGTTTGTTCTGGATATTCCCAAACCACATTTTCATTTTCGTTATTAACTACTTTAGTGTTTCTCCAGAGCTTCGAGTAATTGATTGCTTCACTCGATGTTGCGAAGCTCTTCAATAGCCCCTGGGAGCTATGGATGACATCAAAATTCAATTCGGCTGCCACATATCTTTTAGCACCTAAGTACCGTGGAGACCAATATGAGTTGCTTAATGATGATACCCGAATCCCGCTGGATGAAGCATGAATAAATTCATTATTACCGATGTAAATCCCAGAGTGCGAAATTCCGCGCTTGTATGTATTTTGGAAGAAAACCATGTCACCTGGAACTAGGTCACTTCTTGATACACTGGTTCCACCGCTCCATTGTGCGTCCGTAGTTCTTCCAAGATCGATACCAGCTTGTCCAAACACATATAAAGCGAATCCTGAGCAGTCAAAACCACTCGGACTGGTTCCGCCCCAGCTATATGGTGTACCTTTATATTGTAATGCAATATCTACTATATTTGATTGGATGGATTGAGCGTATGTAATGTTTATATCCTCGGTTATATACGATGCAGTTAATAGACTTATAGACAATGCGCCAGTTAAAATTGCTTTCTTCATTGTTGAAAATCTTCCCCCTTTTTACATCATAGTTATAGACTACCTTCTTTCATCCGACAAATCTACCGTTTTTTCTTTACATTAACATTACAATGCTTCGACATTTGTAACATTGATGTTTCAAATGTTAGAAAGAGTTTCTGGCTTCACAGCACAAAAAAAGAGAGTGAACAACCGATTCACCCTCTTCCAAAAAATAGATTTATTTTGTAATATTTTGGAGAATTGTCTCTACCTTGTATCCTTCTTCCCCTGTCACTTCATAAACATCCTTGATCATACCTACACCTGGAGCATAGTACCTCGTATAAATAGTATCTGCATCAGCTAATTCGTCTGTCGTCTTTTTCACAACTAGTACATTTGTAAACTCTTTATACGGTGTAGTCAGTGTAGCACCCTCTTCGATAATTTCCCATTTTGCAGTCTTACCTTTTCCTTTTTGAGAAGAGATCAAAAGTTCTGGTGCCTCAACAGATTTAAACTTATCCAAGCGGCTTGTTTCCTCCTGAGGATTCGCTTCTTGATAAACTTTCTCGACTTTTTTAGAAGTCCACTTTTGAATTTCTAGTGATTTCATATCCCCTAATTGTACAGTCTTCTGAATTAAATTCCCCTTACTAGCAATAATCGTTTCTGTATAAGGAAACTCACCACTTTGAATGAATTCTTTGGTGATTCCACTCTCGGGTTTATAATTTTCTAGGCTAAGTGGTTTTTCTTCATTGGTAGCAGCGTTCGCAAATTCCTTCTGTACCTCATTTGCACCACCACATCCCGATAAAACTACTAGCACTATTCCTATTGGAAGTAAGATCCTTTTCATTTCGCTCACTTTCCTTTTCTTAGATTAATTAAGTAGCGCTTTCACGCTTCCTGTTACTGTATTAGGTACTACTCCTCCGATTACCTTCAGATCCGTTACATTATTTTCACTCTTATATGTTTCCAAGAAATCTGCAAGTTTTGGTTCTAATTCGTCTGAAGCAATGATTAAAGGTGCCTTCGACTTAACAGATAACGTTGAGGACGCTAAAGCATCAGGGAAGTCTGTTCCCGTAGATACTAGAACCGTGTCAGAACTTATTGAATCTTTGAAATGATTCAAAATCTCATAAAGAGTGTCGTATCTAGTTTCTCCAGCTAACCGTAAAGGCTGGCTTCCTACAGCATTAGTAATTTGGTTTTGGACAGTTCCGGATACAACGGCAGTCCCCCCAGCAATTACTACATTTTTTCCTTTTAAATATTGAAGCGATGAATTTGTCATCTTATCCTCTTCAGTCAAAACAATAGACCAGTTGTTTGAAGATGCAATCGAAGATGCTGATAATGCATCCGGAAAGCTTCTACCAGCGGCAACGAAGACACCATTCACTGCCCCAAGCAATTCGTTGATCTTTAGGTTCGTTTCATATCTATTTTTTCCATTTACACGTGTCACCGAAAATCCTTTATCTTTTAACTGCGCCTCAATGGATTGATCGATGGCAACGGCTCCACCAATAATATAAATTTTTTCAGCATTCAAGCGATTAAGTTCATTTATTACTTTATCGTTAATTTTATCTGATTTTGTTAATAAAATTGGTGCATTTCCATATTTCGCTGCTAACGGACCTGCTGACAATGCATCAGCATATTGATACGCAGTAACTAGAAAGACTGCTTTCTGTTGTTTATCACTGGCAAATCCATTTGGATAGAGGTCTTGGGATATTTCAATTGCTGTTTCAATTCGTGTTGCACCCGAAAGTTCATCGACGTTTAGAATTCTAGTGTCTTCCTCAGGGAACGCCCATAACACTTCACCAGTTCGGTCGTCGACAACTTTCGTATGTTTCCAAAGCATAGCGTAATCGATAGCCTCTTCTTTTGTTACAAACTCATCTAAGAGACCTTGACTTGCATGTATAACATCAAAATGATATTCAATTGTATTATATATATTAGTTTGGCGATCTTTGTCCCAGACTCGTACATACTCTCTTGCTTTTGCATAATTCAATGCTTCGTCTTTTGATTTGGTGGTTAATAGCTTTTCACCGGTATGATCGTATACCTCAAATACTTCAAAATACTCCACTAATGCTTTTACAATCGCATTGGCAGCTGCTTGTTGGGCCGAGGCTGTCTTTATAA encodes the following:
- a CDS encoding cell wall-binding repeat-containing protein; translation: MRLFFSLSFFLIAFLLSSPSFALAQKYIIIDPGHGGDFSGTTGYSGGSTGYYEKHANLDVAEKLRDVLKGSDFKVFMTRDADNEDFGETQPDDLQNRMELANGFAAGNNEDTVFVSIHHNSAFNTMVRGYETFFFDINEGIDPNYPPDPMQIEFSPDSKRLAYTVHRHVVEGTSLAERYIKGQDLYVNRNAQMPSVLVELGYMSNPQEEQLIKTASAQQAAANAIVKALVEYFEVFEVYDHTGEKLLTTKSKDEALNYAKAREYVRVWDKDRQTNIYNTIEYHFDVIHASQGLLDEFVTKEEAIDYAMLWKHTKVVDDRTGEVLWAFPEEDTRILNVDELSGATRIETAIEISQDLYPNGFASDKQQKAVFLVTAYQYADALSAGPLAAKYGNAPILLTKSDKINDKVINELNRLNAEKIYIIGGAVAIDQSIEAQLKDKGFSVTRVNGKNRYETNLKINELLGAVNGVFVAAGRSFPDALSASSIASSNNWSIVLTEEDKMTNSSLQYLKGKNVVIAGGTAVVSGTVQNQITNAVGSQPLRLAGETRYDTLYEILNHFKDSISSDTVLVSTGTDFPDALASSTLSVKSKAPLIIASDELEPKLADFLETYKSENNVTDLKVIGGVVPNTVTGSVKALLN
- a CDS encoding C40 family peptidase codes for the protein MKKAILTGALSISLLTASYITEDINITYAQSIQSNIVDIALQYKGTPYSWGGTSPSGFDCSGFALYVFGQAGIDLGRTTDAQWSGGTSVSRSDLVPGDMVFFQNTYKRGISHSGIYIGNNEFIHASSSGIRVSSLSNSYWSPRYLGAKRYVAAELNFDVIHSSQGLLKSFATSSEAINYSKLWRNTKVVNNENENVVWEYPEQTTNFNVVHSSQGVLEGFSTEQDAIAYAKKWMNTVVVNVNSNETVWSWPVAQKASTLSFDVIHSHHGVLETFPSKSEAINYAELWKHTSVVNKETNETIWQFDEMMAASTSVTVFEVIHSSVGVLESFDSKDSAIAYSKKWKNTKVINKETSQVVWVFPEEKFKVVHSHHGTLETFDSKSDAIAYAQKWLNTEVIDGETDQVLWTWTA